In Candidatus Eisenbacteria bacterium, the genomic window TAGGGCGCGACGTGGCCGTGAAGGTCCTCCCTCCGGCCTTCGCCTCGGACCCCGAGCGGCTGAGCCGCTTCGAGCAGGAAGCCCGCGCCGTGGCCGCGCTCAACCATCCCAACATCCTGGCGATCTACGACGTGGGCGCCGAGGGCGGCCGCCCGTTCCTCGTGACCGAGCTCCTCGAAGGAGAGACGCTGCGCGGGAGGCTCGACGCGGAGCCGCTTCCGCTCCGCCACGCCATCGAGCTCGCGGTCCAGGTCGCCCGAGGGCTCGCGGCCGCGCACGAGAAGGGGATCGTGCACCGGGACCTCAAGCCGGCGAACCTGTTCGTGTCGAAGGACCGCCGTCTGAAGATCCTCGATTTCGGCCTGGCCAAGCTCGTGGGGCCGGCGGGGTCTCCGGAATCCACCATTGCCGCGGCGCAGACGCAGTCCGGCGTGGTGCTCGGAACCGTGGGCTACATGTCGCCGGAACAGGTGCGTGGAGAGCCCGCGGATTCCCGCTCGGACCTCTTCGCGCTCGGCACGATCCTGTACGAGATGCTCACGGGGAAGCGCGCGTTCCAGGCCGCCACCGCCGCCGAGACGATGACGGCGATCCTCCGGTCCGATCCGGAGCCGATGCGCGCTCCGGGACGCGACATCCCGCCGGCTCTCGAGAAGATCGTGCTGCGATGTCTCGAGAAGGATCCGAGGCAGCGGTATCACTCCGCGCACGATCTCGCGTTCCATCTGGAGAGCGCTCTGGAGGGAATGGGCGTGGCCGGGGCCGGGCCGGGGGCGGGGGGACGCGGCGCGTTCTCCGCGCGGTGGCTCGTTCCGGCCATGCTCCTGACCGGGATCACGGGCGGGCTGCTCTTCGGCGTTCCGCTGGGCGAACGGAGCGGCTCCGAGCCGCCGGAGTTCCAGCGCGTCACGTACCGACCCGGATTCGTGTGGTCGGGCCGCTTCGCTCCCGACGGGCGCACGATCGTGTACGGCGCCGCCTGGGCGGGAGGGCCTCCCGAGATCTTCTCGACGCGGCCCGAGAGCCCCGAATCGCGCGCGCTCGGCCTCTCGGACGCGAGCATCCTCTCCGTGTCGAGGTCGGGCGAGCTGGCGGTGCTCCTCCGCGCCCAGTACGCGGGCGGGTGGGCGTACAAGGGGACGCTGGCCCGGCTTCCGATCGAGGGAGGCGCGCCCCGCGAGATCCTGGAAGGGGTGCTCTGGGCGGACTGGGAGCCGAAAGGCGAGGATCTCGCGGTGGTCCGAGAGGAAGAAGGATCGCGGCGGCTCGAGTTCCCGATCGGGAAGGTGCTCCACGAAACCGGCGGCACGATCCGCGAGCCGCGTTTCTCTCCGAAGGGAGACCGGATCGCGTTCCTCGACCACCCGATCTTCGGAGACGATCGCGGCTACGTGGCGATCGCGGACCGCTCGGGGAACGTGAAGCGGCTGACGGACCTCTGGAAGAGCATCCAGGGAGTCGCCTGGGCGCCCGACGGGGAGGAGATCTGGTTCACGGCCGCTGCGCAGGGGCCGACGCGAGGTCTCTACGCGGTGACGCGCGGCGGCAAGACGCGCACCATCATGCGCCCTCCCGGCTCGCTCGCGCTGCAGGACATCTCCCGCGAGGGCGAGGTGCTCCTCGCCGAGTGGACGATCCGCTACGGGATTGCGGGGCGCGCGCCCGGCGACCGCGAGGAGCGCGATCTCTCGTGGCTCGACTGGTCCGCGGTGCGGGACTTCTCGCGCGACGGGAGCCTGCTTCTCTTCACGGAGGGCGGCGAAGGCGGAGGCCCCGCGTACGGCGTGTACCTCCGCAAGACGGACGGGTCGCCCGCCGTGCGGCTCGGCGACGGCGAGGCGCTCGCGCTCTCACCCGACGGGAAGTGGGTGCTCTCG contains:
- a CDS encoding protein kinase, whose product is MTVTAGARLGPYEIRGPLGAGGMGEVHRARDPRLGRDVAVKVLPPAFASDPERLSRFEQEARAVAALNHPNILAIYDVGAEGGRPFLVTELLEGETLRGRLDAEPLPLRHAIELAVQVARGLAAAHEKGIVHRDLKPANLFVSKDRRLKILDFGLAKLVGPAGSPESTIAAAQTQSGVVLGTVGYMSPEQVRGEPADSRSDLFALGTILYEMLTGKRAFQAATAAETMTAILRSDPEPMRAPGRDIPPALEKIVLRCLEKDPRQRYHSAHDLAFHLESALEGMGVAGAGPGAGGRGAFSARWLVPAMLLTGITGGLLFGVPLGERSGSEPPEFQRVTYRPGFVWSGRFAPDGRTIVYGAAWAGGPPEIFSTRPESPESRALGLSDASILSVSRSGELAVLLRAQYAGGWAYKGTLARLPIEGGAPREILEGVLWADWEPKGEDLAVVREEEGSRRLEFPIGKVLHETGGTIREPRFSPKGDRIAFLDHPIFGDDRGYVAIADRSGNVKRLTDLWKSIQGVAWAPDGEEIWFTAAAQGPTRGLYAVTRGGKTRTIMRPPGSLALQDISREGEVLLAEWTIRYGIAGRAPGDREERDLSWLDWSAVRDFSRDGSLLLFTEGGEGGGPAYGVYLRKTDGSPAVRLGDGEALALSPDGKWVLSIERGERPHPVLLPTGAGQAGSLPSGPIRDYQNGTFLPDGSSVLLLASEPGHGLRYYLQRVDGGEPRAVTPEGIAGFGFGSHLVSPDGKSVVARGPDKTIGIWPLAGGDPKPVRGLLPAEFPIRWSLDGRHLVTALPEEGRRKLQLARVDVATGTRTVWKDLVPADAMGVTRIGNPMVSPDGSVYAYTYGSHVSDLYLVEGLK